One genomic region from Antedon mediterranea chromosome 3, ecAntMedi1.1, whole genome shotgun sequence encodes:
- the LOC140043847 gene encoding uncharacterized protein, giving the protein MPWGYDIPFGPGILLPWGYKIIFWPGFPLPLLTAYGVYSEVYKWDFASNQFLADYSQIQSHGAFSGKLFAVDGTLYAVIVNYYDDAAGYHAVKSQVWRIKEKRRYIGCFRDQQTRAMTGATVQSGSMTIDYCLDYCSGQGSPYSGVQLSSHCFCGTAYSTYGESADSECNVVCAGNPHEKCGAGWRNSVYHTAGSKGLIQSLDESNAGSTGIDIFTNDGDTYFVVVNHLSCVQNTIVYIWDESTDEFKIHQRIPLEHCPVSTTVFKVGGEVFMIVPTLRKLWSYTNVDADLFTTTSPIFKLEGSMFVKYGDMTSHSCYGITFFERDGEYFLGQSNQRNGIDGTKTDPSFNIYQWV; this is encoded by the exons atgcCCTGGGGATATGACATTCCATTCGGGCCTGGAATACTTCTGCCCTGGGggtataaaattatattttggcCTGGTTTCCCTCTACCTCTACTCACAGCTTACGGAGTTTACTCagaggtgtataaatgggattTCGCCAGTAATCAATTCCTAGCAGACTATTCCCAGATACAAAGTCACGGCGCTTTCTCTGGAAAATTATTCGCAGTGGATGGTACGCTGTACGCGGTAATAGTAAACTACTACGACGACGCAGCAGGTTACCACGCGGTTAAATCTCAAGTTTGgagaataaaagaaaaaa GGCGTTATATAGGCTGTTTTAGAGACCAACAAACCAGAGCAATGACAGGGGCTACAGTCCAGAGTGGAAGCATGACAATAGATTACTGTTTAGACTATTGTTCGGGCCAAGGCAGTCCATATTCTGGTGTGCAGCTTTCAAGCCACTGTTTTTGCGGAACAGCATACTCAACATACGGCGAGAGTGCTGATAGTGAATGTAATGTTGTGTGTGCAGGAAACCCGCACGAAAAATGTGGTGCAGGCTGGAGGAATTCAGTATACCATACAgcag GTAGCAAAGGATTGATACAGTCACTCGACGAATCAAATGCTGGCTCAACTGGAATCGACATTTTCACAAATGACGGAGATACTTACTTTGTTGTTGTCAATCATTTAAGTTGTGTACAAAATACAATAGTGTACATATGGGACGAATCGACTGATGAATTCAAAATTCATCAACGTATTCCTTTAGAACATTGCCCTGTCAGCACTACAGTTTTCAAA GTTGGTGGAGAAGTATTTATGATAGTACCCACACTCAGAAAATTATGGAGTTACACTAATGTTGACGCCGACCTCTTTACTACGACATCGCCAATATTTAAACTGGAGGGATCAATGTTCGTAAAGTACGGAGACATGACGTCGCACTCGTGTTATGGTATAACGTTTTTTGAGCGAGATGGGGAGTACTTTTTAGGTCAGTCAAATCAACGAAATGGTATTGATGGTACCAAAACTGATCCAAGTTTTAACATTTACCAATGGGTGTAG